The following proteins are co-located in the Massilia litorea genome:
- the modB gene encoding molybdate ABC transporter permease subunit — translation MPIEMEALQAIWLTVKLAASTTALLLLLATPLAWWLAWTGSRWRVPVSALVTMPLVLPPSVLGFYLLVALGPDGPVGRLTEALGLGVLSFTFSGLLIGSIVYSLPFAVQPLQHAFEAMGRRPLEVAASLGASPVDAFFSVALPQARGGLLTAAILSFAHTVGEFGVVLMIGGNIPGQTRVVSTQIYGYVEAMEYASAHWLAGGMLLFSFAVLLALAGLRRHDARVLP, via the coding sequence ATGCCCATCGAGATGGAAGCCCTGCAGGCCATCTGGCTGACGGTCAAACTGGCCGCCTCGACCACCGCGCTCCTGCTGCTGCTTGCCACGCCCCTGGCCTGGTGGCTGGCGTGGACCGGCTCGCGCTGGCGGGTTCCCGTCTCGGCCCTGGTGACGATGCCGCTGGTGCTGCCGCCATCCGTCCTGGGCTTTTATCTGCTCGTCGCCCTCGGCCCGGACGGTCCGGTCGGCCGGCTCACCGAAGCGCTGGGGCTGGGCGTGCTCTCCTTTACCTTCAGCGGCCTGTTGATCGGTTCCATCGTCTACTCGCTGCCGTTCGCCGTCCAGCCGCTGCAGCATGCCTTCGAGGCGATGGGCAGGCGGCCGCTGGAGGTGGCGGCCTCGCTGGGCGCTTCGCCGGTCGACGCCTTCTTCAGCGTCGCGCTGCCGCAGGCGCGCGGCGGCCTGCTGACCGCCGCCATCCTCAGCTTCGCCCATACGGTCGGTGAATTCGGCGTCGTGCTCATGATCGGCGGGAATATCCCGGGCCAGACGCGCGTCGTCTCGACGCAGATCTACGGCTATGTCGAGGCGATGGAATACGCGTCCGCGCACTGGCTGGCCGGCGGCATGCTGCTGTTCAGCTTTGCGGTGCTGCTCGCGCTCGCCGGGCTGCGCCGTCACGATGCGCGGGTGCTGCCGTGA
- the modC gene encoding molybdenum ABC transporter ATP-binding protein, producing the protein MTGELQVRLSLPRADFTLDVDLRLPASGISVLFGPSGSGKTSVLRCVAGLEKGRGARIVVGEEVWQDDAAGVFLPTHRRALGYVFQEASLFAHLDVQGNLDYGRKRSRSPGAARTLQDVVELLGIGHLLGRRVAGLSGGERQRVAIARALAAMPRLLLLDEPLAALDAARRQEILPWLEKLRAELKLPMLYVTHAVDELARLADHVVVLEQGRVKAAGPVDEVLSAIDAPGVAGDEAGALVHGVVAERSDQWQLARVDFDHGSFWLRDSGIAVGRQVRLRILARDVSLATCEPLGTSIQNHFPCIVESIAPDTHPSQVLVRVLCGHTALVARITRRALAGLDLKAGGPAWAQVKSVALLS; encoded by the coding sequence GTGACGGGCGAACTCCAGGTCCGCCTGTCGCTGCCGCGTGCGGATTTCACGCTGGACGTCGACCTGCGCCTGCCCGCCAGCGGCATCAGCGTGCTGTTCGGGCCATCGGGCTCGGGCAAGACCAGCGTGCTGCGCTGCGTCGCCGGGCTGGAGAAGGGACGCGGCGCCCGCATCGTCGTGGGCGAGGAAGTCTGGCAGGACGACGCGGCCGGCGTCTTCCTGCCGACCCACCGGCGTGCGCTCGGCTACGTGTTCCAGGAGGCGAGCCTGTTCGCGCACCTGGACGTGCAGGGCAATCTCGACTACGGCCGGAAACGCAGCCGTTCCCCCGGAGCGGCGCGCACGCTGCAGGACGTGGTGGAACTGCTTGGCATCGGCCACCTGCTCGGGCGCCGCGTCGCCGGCTTGTCCGGCGGCGAGCGCCAGCGGGTGGCCATTGCGCGCGCCCTGGCGGCCATGCCGCGCCTGTTGCTGCTCGACGAGCCGCTGGCCGCGCTGGACGCGGCGCGGCGCCAGGAGATCCTGCCCTGGCTGGAAAAGCTGCGCGCCGAACTGAAGCTGCCCATGCTCTACGTGACGCATGCCGTCGACGAACTGGCGCGGCTGGCCGATCACGTGGTCGTGCTCGAGCAGGGGCGAGTGAAAGCGGCCGGTCCCGTCGACGAAGTGCTGTCCGCCATCGATGCGCCCGGCGTCGCGGGCGACGAGGCCGGCGCGCTGGTTCACGGCGTGGTCGCCGAGCGCAGCGACCAGTGGCAGCTGGCGCGCGTGGACTTCGACCATGGCTCCTTCTGGCTGCGCGACAGCGGGATCGCCGTCGGGCGCCAGGTGCGCTTGCGGATACTGGCGCGCGACGTCAGCCTGGCCACGTGCGAGCCGCTCGGTACCAGCATCCAGAACCATTTCCCCTGCATCGTCGAGTCGATCGCGCCGGACACGCATCCGTCGCAGGTGCTGGTGCGGGTACTGTGCGGGCATACCGCGCTGGTGGCCCGGATCACGCGGCGCGCGCTGGCCGGGCTGGACCTGAAGGCGGGCGGGCCGGCATGGGCGCAGGTGAAATCGGTGGCCCTGCTGTCCTAG
- a CDS encoding MBL fold metallo-hydrolase gives MPLHISRILHAGYLFDCEGTRIAFDPIFENPFSRNCHAFPPVRFDHEQIRRQRFDAVFISHFHDDHCSLDSLDLLERTTPIHIYCLFDELFDMVRALGFADVRPLRIDVPVSVGPFTVTPRIAMDPDVDSMFQVEAAGLKVLNVVDSWIDPDTLPALAGHGPWDMVLWPFQTMREIEVLSPSRASPAPPALPPHWIEQLQVLHPRFVVPSSCQFLQEPWSWYNQAFFPISYRQFQQEVEAALPAARVVRMNPGVSMRLDGNALLPAPALDWVVPVGDQDVDYACDPQAVPPSTGEIARRFPALTGEQAERVKAWCGTGLLDKYRDMQLPEESYFEQPRIWRLSVFDHEGVATHRHYRVEGDSIDPVAADAAPLSWTTEIPAAKLYAALELGESLTSMYMRINDGRFDAATELELETAELVDDPLIRCLFNDAFGAYQAAQLRRLKANT, from the coding sequence ATGCCGCTTCATATCTCCCGCATCCTGCACGCCGGCTATCTCTTCGACTGCGAAGGCACGCGCATCGCCTTCGATCCGATCTTCGAGAATCCCTTCAGCCGCAACTGCCATGCGTTTCCGCCCGTGCGTTTCGACCACGAGCAGATCCGGCGGCAGCGGTTCGACGCCGTCTTCATCTCCCACTTCCACGACGACCACTGCTCGCTCGACAGCCTCGACCTGCTGGAGCGCACGACGCCGATCCACATCTACTGCCTGTTCGACGAACTGTTCGACATGGTGCGCGCACTCGGTTTCGCCGACGTGCGTCCCCTGCGCATCGATGTGCCGGTGAGCGTCGGTCCGTTCACGGTCACGCCGCGCATCGCCATGGATCCGGACGTCGATTCGATGTTCCAGGTCGAAGCGGCCGGACTGAAGGTGCTGAACGTCGTGGATTCCTGGATCGACCCGGACACGCTGCCGGCGCTGGCCGGCCACGGTCCCTGGGACATGGTGCTGTGGCCCTTTCAGACCATGCGCGAGATCGAGGTGCTGTCGCCTTCGCGGGCCAGTCCGGCGCCGCCGGCGCTGCCCCCGCATTGGATCGAGCAGCTGCAGGTACTGCATCCCCGTTTCGTCGTGCCGAGTTCCTGCCAGTTCCTGCAGGAGCCCTGGTCCTGGTACAACCAGGCCTTCTTCCCGATCAGCTATCGCCAGTTCCAGCAAGAGGTCGAAGCCGCGCTGCCGGCTGCGCGCGTGGTGCGCATGAATCCCGGGGTGTCGATGCGGCTCGACGGGAATGCGCTGCTACCCGCGCCCGCCCTCGACTGGGTCGTGCCCGTCGGCGACCAGGACGTCGACTACGCCTGCGACCCGCAGGCAGTGCCGCCATCGACGGGCGAGATCGCGCGCCGCTTTCCCGCCTTGACCGGAGAGCAGGCCGAACGGGTCAAGGCCTGGTGCGGCACCGGCCTGCTCGACAAATACCGCGACATGCAACTGCCCGAGGAAAGCTATTTCGAGCAGCCGCGCATCTGGCGCCTGTCCGTCTTCGATCACGAGGGAGTGGCCACGCATCGTCACTACCGCGTCGAGGGGGACAGCATCGACCCGGTCGCCGCCGACGCCGCGCCCCTGTCCTGGACCACCGAGATCCCGGCCGCCAAACTGTACGCGGCACTGGAACTCGGCGAGTCCCTCACCTCGATGTACATGCGGATCAACGACGGCCGCTTCGACGCGGCCACCGAGCTTGAGCTCGAGACCGCCGAGCTGGTCGACGACCCCTTGATCCGCTGCCTCTTCAACGACGCCTTCGGCGCCTATCAAGCCGCGCAGCTGCGCCGGCTGAAAGCCAACACATGA
- a CDS encoding DUF2076 domain-containing protein → MSPQDSQLLQDFLNQLVQARDLPKDPEAEAMIRQAVAMQPDAAYLLVQRALLQQRALDNAKAEIADLQRQLQGGTQRGEFLDPNAWGNSAGARQQTPAYGGQAPQQQYPQQQYQQPYQQPSMMNRASSFFRGGGTGGGMGGALGNIASTAAGVAAGAFLFQGLGNLLGHHNHDGNGFLGNNDAFSSLTSPIEDFHNSGAGQDSASSLLGDSSVDSGTGNSLLDDVGSGSDDFAGDNYDGGSDDGLFS, encoded by the coding sequence ATGAGTCCGCAAGATTCCCAGCTATTGCAGGATTTCCTGAACCAGCTCGTGCAGGCGCGCGACCTGCCGAAAGATCCCGAGGCCGAGGCCATGATCCGACAGGCCGTGGCCATGCAGCCAGATGCCGCCTACCTGCTGGTGCAGCGCGCCCTCTTGCAGCAACGGGCGCTGGACAACGCCAAGGCCGAGATCGCCGACCTGCAGCGGCAATTGCAAGGTGGAACGCAGCGCGGCGAATTCCTCGATCCGAATGCCTGGGGCAACAGCGCCGGCGCCCGTCAGCAGACCCCGGCCTATGGCGGCCAGGCGCCGCAGCAACAGTATCCGCAACAGCAGTATCAACAGCCTTACCAGCAGCCGTCGATGATGAACCGCGCCAGCAGTTTCTTCCGGGGCGGCGGCACGGGCGGCGGCATGGGTGGCGCGCTCGGCAATATCGCCTCGACCGCGGCCGGGGTGGCGGCGGGCGCCTTCCTGTTCCAGGGACTGGGCAATCTGCTCGGCCACCACAACCACGACGGCAACGGCTTCCTGGGCAATAACGACGCCTTCTCGTCGCTGACCTCGCCGATCGAGGATTTCCACAACAGCGGCGCCGGGCAGGACAGCGCGAGCAGCCTGCTCGGCGACAGCAGCGTCGACAGCGGCACCGGCAACTCCCTGCTCGACGATGTCGGCAGCGGATCGGACGACTTCGCCGGCGACAATTATGACGGCGGATCGGACGACGGCCTGTTCAGCTGA
- a CDS encoding glycoside hydrolase family 1 protein has translation MAKRPGIFPTFFLSGFECSSFNWKEGVRRNLVAETGHDRHAAEDYQHLASLGIAVAREGIPWPMVDKSGCCDFSTLDPYIEAMKATKITPIWDLFHYGYPDDLDPFSDDFVTRFAQYCRAAAEYVTPKLRGPHFFTPINEITFFSFCAGEWGWAAPFRCSRDDRMRLRLALCRAAIAGVKAIREVDPEARMVHIDPLVRVVAPRDRPDQVEAARHETEEDTFLAWDIISGRAHPEFGGSPEILDIVGANNYAFGQMEYREHGPHAALPPGDDRIAPLCEMLDTVWQRYRRPMIIGETSGFGHGRADWLRDVMGESLAAVRRGMDLQGICLFPAVDMPDWHTGEWLHNGICDLVEADGDLRRIPDGAYIDELRRWQKELNRVTALDEDPYSDPVELQDVIDAAYRLNVQPDKNWN, from the coding sequence ATGGCAAAGCGCCCCGGGATTTTCCCCACATTTTTCCTGTCCGGCTTCGAATGCTCCAGCTTTAACTGGAAAGAAGGCGTGCGCCGCAACCTGGTCGCGGAAACCGGGCACGACCGCCATGCCGCCGAGGATTACCAGCACCTGGCCAGCCTCGGTATCGCCGTGGCACGCGAAGGCATCCCGTGGCCGATGGTGGACAAGAGCGGCTGCTGCGACTTCTCGACCCTCGATCCCTATATCGAGGCGATGAAGGCGACGAAAATCACGCCGATCTGGGACCTGTTCCACTACGGCTATCCGGACGACCTGGATCCGTTTTCGGACGATTTCGTCACCCGCTTCGCGCAATATTGCCGCGCCGCCGCCGAATACGTGACGCCGAAGTTGCGCGGACCCCATTTCTTCACCCCAATCAACGAAATCACCTTTTTCTCCTTCTGCGCCGGCGAATGGGGCTGGGCCGCGCCCTTCCGCTGCAGCCGCGACGACCGCATGCGCCTGCGGCTGGCGCTGTGCCGGGCCGCGATCGCCGGCGTGAAGGCGATCCGCGAAGTCGATCCGGAAGCGCGCATGGTGCACATCGATCCGCTGGTGCGCGTAGTCGCCCCGCGCGACCGCCCGGACCAGGTCGAGGCGGCGCGCCATGAGACGGAAGAAGATACCTTTCTTGCCTGGGACATCATCAGCGGCCGCGCCCACCCCGAATTCGGCGGCTCTCCCGAGATCCTCGATATCGTCGGCGCCAACAACTACGCCTTCGGGCAGATGGAGTACCGCGAGCACGGACCGCATGCGGCGCTGCCGCCGGGCGACGACCGCATCGCCCCGCTGTGCGAAATGCTCGACACGGTATGGCAACGCTACCGCCGGCCGATGATCATCGGCGAAACCAGCGGTTTCGGCCACGGCCGCGCCGACTGGCTGAGGGATGTGATGGGGGAATCGCTGGCGGCGGTGCGCCGCGGGATGGACTTGCAGGGGATCTGCCTGTTCCCGGCGGTCGACATGCCGGACTGGCATACCGGCGAATGGCTGCACAACGGCATCTGCGACCTGGTCGAGGCCGACGGCGACCTGCGGCGCATTCCCGACGGGGCCTACATCGACGAACTGCGCCGCTGGCAGAAGGAGCTGAACCGGGTCACCGCGCTGGACGAGGATCCGTACAGCGACCCGGTCGAACTACAGGACGTGATCGATGCGGCCTACCGGCTCAATGTGCAGCCCGATAAAAATTGGAACTGA
- a CDS encoding sensor domain-containing diguanylate cyclase, producing the protein MLSTLRSGRLSLAPTLAAVTAAVMLLLTLVTVQLVGHTLAKQAEADIGQNLAELAYQTTDKLDRGMFERYREVKLMSERLAITDPTVPAETKRAAIDSMQRTFPYFAWIGMTDNRGTVKVASSGLLEGKDVSARPWFAAAYEGEHLHDVHEAVLLAKLLPNPTGEPKRFLDIAFPYRGPDGVINGVFGTHLSWQWAAAVERSVLRTLAKRKAVDTVILSRKGAVLLGPKEYANKVLDQESLRRAARDKNGSVIETWPDGQRYLVGYSQSAGHESYPGMGWVVLVRQPLAEAFKPVDALRNKILWAGLLAAALVSLLVWVFARNITRPLDTITRHADALRAGHAREIPPLRSRLTEVQILRSTLNALLSKLLANEQGLRELNATLETRVTERTTELHRAVEETRKGEQRVKAIIDTALDAFVGADAQGRITDWNPRAQDIFGWTREEALGRTITETIVPPRFREAHEAGMRRFASTGSGSVVGKRIQLSALRRDGDEFPVEMTIGLVNAGETSFFGAYIQDISVRKEIEDELARERELLDAVLDSIDVGVMVCSSAGEVTMFNRAAREILTLPASLLAPEERAAHYRLFAADGQTPMTAEQTPLLRALRGETVENAEIIVKPRAAAPRFLFASGRALHARDGSGIGAVIALKDVTALKESARRLEESERSLRTITDNLPVLIGHVDRDGRYQFANATYETWFGVPARSIVGQTMRAVMGEALYREHEPLLARSLAGETVRFEVALPLGDGLRTVEITRIPDIHEGQYKGFYVLGADISAARLHEEALAQLARIDTLTGLPNRRAYQEHLTGALQRAQRAGHGIGLMFLDVDHFKQVNDTLGHAAGDTVLYEFAQRVRGAVRVTDTVCRLAGDEFTVILEGLRSPQEAALVAAKILKAFEPAFELEGGARYVSTSIGVTYADSFPVDSDQLGADADKALYMAKREGRGRFAVSRLEGARAA; encoded by the coding sequence ATGCTTTCTACTCTCCGTTCCGGCCGCCTGTCGCTCGCGCCGACGCTGGCCGCCGTGACGGCCGCCGTGATGCTGCTCCTGACCCTGGTGACCGTGCAGCTGGTCGGCCATACGCTGGCGAAACAGGCCGAGGCCGACATCGGCCAGAATCTCGCCGAGCTGGCTTACCAGACCACCGACAAACTCGACCGCGGCATGTTCGAGCGCTACCGCGAAGTCAAGCTGATGTCCGAGCGGCTCGCCATCACCGATCCGACGGTGCCGGCGGAGACCAAGCGCGCCGCCATCGACAGCATGCAGCGGACCTTTCCCTATTTCGCCTGGATCGGGATGACCGACAACCGCGGCACGGTAAAGGTCGCGTCGAGCGGTCTGTTGGAAGGCAAGGACGTCTCGGCCCGGCCCTGGTTCGCCGCCGCCTACGAAGGCGAGCACCTGCATGACGTGCACGAAGCCGTCCTGCTCGCCAAGCTGCTGCCCAACCCGACCGGCGAACCGAAACGCTTCCTCGACATTGCCTTCCCTTACCGCGGCCCGGACGGCGTCATCAACGGCGTCTTCGGCACCCACCTGAGCTGGCAGTGGGCGGCCGCCGTCGAGCGCTCGGTCCTGCGCACGCTGGCAAAGCGCAAGGCGGTCGATACCGTCATCCTGAGCCGCAAGGGCGCGGTCCTGCTCGGCCCGAAGGAATACGCGAACAAGGTGCTGGACCAGGAAAGCCTGCGCCGCGCCGCGCGCGACAAGAACGGTTCCGTGATCGAAACCTGGCCCGACGGCCAGCGCTACCTCGTTGGCTACAGCCAGAGCGCAGGCCACGAATCGTATCCGGGAATGGGCTGGGTCGTGCTCGTGCGCCAGCCGCTCGCGGAGGCGTTCAAGCCGGTCGATGCACTACGCAACAAGATCCTGTGGGCCGGCCTGCTTGCCGCGGCCCTGGTGTCGCTGCTGGTCTGGGTGTTCGCCAGGAACATCACCCGGCCGCTGGACACCATCACCCGCCACGCCGATGCGCTGCGCGCCGGCCATGCCCGCGAAATTCCGCCGCTGCGCAGCCGCCTGACCGAAGTGCAGATCCTGCGCAGCACCCTCAACGCCCTGCTCTCGAAGCTGCTGGCAAACGAACAGGGCCTGCGCGAACTGAACGCGACGCTCGAGACCCGGGTGACCGAACGCACCACGGAACTGCATCGCGCCGTCGAGGAAACGCGCAAGGGCGAACAGCGGGTCAAGGCGATCATCGACACCGCGCTCGACGCCTTTGTCGGCGCCGATGCACAGGGACGGATCACCGACTGGAATCCCCGTGCGCAGGACATCTTCGGCTGGACCCGCGAGGAAGCGCTGGGCCGGACGATTACGGAAACCATCGTTCCGCCGCGTTTCCGCGAGGCCCACGAGGCCGGCATGCGGCGCTTTGCAAGCACCGGCAGCGGCAGCGTCGTCGGCAAGCGCATCCAGCTATCCGCGCTGCGCCGCGACGGGGATGAATTCCCGGTCGAGATGACCATCGGCCTGGTCAACGCCGGAGAGACCTCGTTCTTCGGCGCCTATATCCAGGATATTTCGGTGCGCAAGGAGATCGAGGACGAGCTGGCGCGCGAGCGCGAGCTGCTCGACGCCGTGCTCGATTCGATCGACGTCGGCGTAATGGTCTGCTCCAGCGCAGGCGAGGTCACCATGTTCAACCGCGCGGCGAGGGAGATCCTCACCCTGCCGGCCTCGCTGCTGGCGCCTGAAGAACGGGCCGCCCATTACCGCCTGTTCGCGGCCGACGGCCAGACGCCCATGACCGCGGAACAGACGCCGCTGCTGCGCGCGCTGCGCGGCGAGACCGTCGAAAACGCCGAGATCATCGTCAAGCCGCGCGCTGCGGCGCCGCGCTTCCTGTTCGCCAGCGGACGCGCACTGCACGCACGGGACGGATCGGGCATCGGCGCCGTCATCGCCTTGAAGGACGTGACCGCGCTGAAGGAATCGGCGCGGCGCCTGGAAGAAAGCGAACGCAGCCTGCGCACCATTACCGACAACCTGCCGGTGCTGATCGGCCACGTCGACCGCGACGGGCGCTACCAGTTTGCGAACGCGACCTATGAAACCTGGTTCGGCGTGCCGGCCCGGAGCATCGTCGGGCAAACCATGCGCGCGGTGATGGGCGAGGCGCTGTACCGCGAACACGAACCCCTGCTGGCGCGCAGCCTGGCCGGCGAGACGGTCCGTTTCGAGGTGGCCCTGCCGCTCGGCGACGGCCTGCGCACGGTCGAGATCACGCGCATTCCAGACATCCACGAAGGCCAGTACAAGGGCTTCTATGTGCTCGGCGCCGACATATCGGCGGCCAGGCTGCACGAAGAGGCATTGGCGCAGCTGGCGCGCATCGATACCCTGACCGGCCTGCCGAACCGGCGCGCCTACCAGGAGCACCTGACCGGCGCACTGCAGCGTGCGCAGCGCGCCGGCCATGGCATCGGCCTGATGTTCCTCGACGTCGACCATTTCAAGCAGGTGAACGACACACTGGGCCACGCCGCCGGCGATACGGTGCTGTACGAGTTCGCCCAGCGCGTGCGGGGTGCCGTGCGCGTGACCGATACCGTGTGCCGGCTGGCGGGCGACGAATTCACCGTCATCCTCGAAGGCCTGAGGTCGCCGCAGGAAGCCGCCCTGGTCGCGGCCAAGATCCTGAAGGCCTTCGAGCCGGCGTTCGAGCTCGAGGGCGGCGCACGTTATGTCTCGACCAGCATCGGCGTGACCTATGCGGACAGCTTCCCGGTGGACAGCGACCAGCTTGGCGCGGATGCGGACAAGGCCTTGTACATGGCCAAGCGCGAAGGACGGGGCCGTTTTGCCGTGTCGCGCCTGGAGGGCGCCCGGGCCGCGTGA